The segment ATATGTTAGGGGGAACGTTGAAAATAGTTTCCTTGAGAAACTATTCCTTCTCTATAGAGAAGGCTTATACCCTTGTGGAAAGAAAAATAAAGGAACCATTGTTGCTTACAATCCTATTGATATAGTCAACTAAACTCGGTTTTTATTTTTAGTGTTGATAATTAAAGTCTGAGCTAATCTTTTCTTATTCTCCTCGTGATCTACTTGTACGCCCCGATAGGGCGTTATTACGTAGCAGAGAATGAAAGCAAAGAAATGGACTTCGAAGAAATTGATAAAATATTTTAAGAAGTGAATTTTTTGAAAGCTATAATGGGGAATAAATTAGAGTGTCATCCGGGATAAAGCAAAGACGATTTACTGGATGTGGATTTTCATTATCTCGAAAACGATGACATCTTAGATTAATAAAAAAGCCGGAAGCGATCTGAATGATCCTTCCGGCTTTTTTTGACCGTTAATTGCCACGATAAATCCATAAGCTTCAGCAGCAACGGTACAGTATGTTAACCCAGTACCCAGTACCCAGTACCCAGTACCCAGTACCCAGTACCCAGTACCCAGTTCGTGCGTCGGCAATTATCAGCAGCACGCCTAGATTTACTGGTATCACACCGAGATCAATGGGTTGCCGGATCGGGTGACAAATAATTGCGGTGACACTGTCTGGCAGGGGGTGTTTTCCGCCTGGGGACGCACCACACGGGAACGCACCGGCATTGACTGGGATGTGCCGCAGAACCTGCGCTTCCAGGGGCAGTATCTTGACCGCGAAACCGGTCTGCACTATAACACTTTCCGGTACTATGACCCGTGCGGCGGGCGTTACAACCAGTTGGACCCGATAGGGTTGATGGGTGGGTTGAATGTCTCAGCCTATGTGTTGGACCCTCTAACGTGGATAGATCCTTTAGGATTAGAAGGATGTTCTACTCGACTCGGTAGAAATATGATGGAGTCTATGGGCCTTCCACGTTCTACAACCTGGAAAGGTTATCAGGCGCACCATATTATACCGAAAGAATTAGCCAATCACCCTGCCTTGAAGAAGATAAACTACTACATTGATGATGCTTCTAATGGTATATTTCTCAGGAAAGTGGATGATGCAAAAAGTGCTATGTCAAGACATCAGGGGAATCATCATGGATATACTGATGCTGTTAAAGATGCGCTTGATAAAATTAATATCAACCAATCTCCTGCTAATATATCTAAACAGGTTAGTGCCATCCAGGATACGGCTCGTCGCGGGATGCAAGATGGAGTGCCAATAAGATCAAAAGATATGTATAACTCGGACATTTTTGGTCGAGATATTGAGCAGGTTGGCAGGCAGAGAGTATATAATTTGTGGTCAGGTATATTTGGGTGATTATATGAATATTCAATCTGATGAGTATATGGAACCAGTAGTTTTTGTTAATGACGCACTTTTTCTTTCGGGTACAAACGACCCCCTTGGTAATTACGATGTTATTGCGGATCCAAAAAAAGCCAGAGAATTGCTTTTTGAACAAAACTTGGATGAATCATACCTGAATTGGAGTGATTTTTTTTCAACATTAATATCTGATTTGATTCTCGACAAAGATTACAAGAACTCTCAAAAGGATATAATGGATAATTCAAAAAAATTAAAGAGTGATGCTCTCAAGGATAATATTCGCAAGAGAAAGGCATTTTTACTGAGGAAGAAAAACGGATTAGCAGATAATGATGATTATGATTTGTTTGTTAATGAAGTAGGTGATGAGGCTATTCATATGCTTAATATGGTGGCAACTCAAAGATATCTGAAGGGTTATCAAGAGGGAACAATGCTGGAGGAAATATTTTCAATATTCAAAAAAGGCTGTATTCCATGTGGCATTAATAGGGATAGAAAAACACTCTCAGTTTTCAATCCGATAGTATTGAAAACATCGTAATAGATAAATTTTCTATATTTATTAAAAGCCGTAGGGGTCTAAATGATCCTTCCGGCCTTATCTTTCCGACAACCTCACCCCATCTCTTTCCACAGTCTCACATCCAACTTTCATGCAAATCTTCCCTAATTACATCAAATTCTCCGAAGTCTCCCTCCTGTTTCACTAACGTCCTATTGCCTCACCTCAACGTTTGTGCATAATTCCGCCGATAGGTTTTCACCTATATAACATTTAACCTATATTACAAGGAGGTTCTGTGTGGTTAGTGGATTAGACGACAACGATCGTGCACGCGTGTTAGCTGCCTTAATGGTGCTGCGTATCCAGTCTGCTGGGGAGCCGCTGAGTGCTTTCTTTCCCTTTGATCCCCGGCGAACCGCTATTTTGCTGTGCCCAGGCAATAAGGTGGGTAAAGAAAAACACTTCTATCACGAGATGATCCCTTTAGCCGACAGACTACTGACCGAGCATCTCCAGCAACTGACAGAGAAGGAGTAATGTATGGGTCGTACGCTGGAACAACTACTGGCTGATGAAAAACCCTCAGTCGTAGCCAGGGCGGAAAAGATGGCCACCGAGACGCTACTGAATATCCATCTCGCAGAACTGCGTGAGAAGGTGGATAAAACTCAGGTGGAGATGGCGACTTCTCTTGGCGTGAAGCAGCCGACCGTAGCCGAAATGGAGAAGCCGGGACGTGATGTCAAGCTGTCCACATTGAAACGTTATGTTGAAGCCGCAGGTGGCAAGCTGCGTGTTGATGTTGAGTTGCCGGACGGTTCTCATTACGGTTTTATGCTGTGACATCGCACATAAACTGACAGGCGTGATAAATCACGCCGCTACCAAGCCTGCGGTATTCAGCAACGCAGTGCCAAAGCGCGCATCCGTAGCGGCGCGATTTATCGCGCATTCTGGTTGTGAACATTTACCAGAAAGCAAAAAACCCGCTCAGGTTTCCCTGAGCGGGTTTTTCTAAATATGGCTCCTCTGACTGGACTCGAACCAGTGACATACGGATTAACAGTCCGCCGTTCTACCGACTGAACTACAGAGGAATCGTTGGAACGAGGCGCATATTAGCGATGCCGCTCCCCGTTGTCAAAGCCCTCCTGCACACTTTTGGTTTAAGTGCGCGGAAAAGCAGCGGATTGCTGTTTTTCTGCCTTGAATGATCACAATTCAAACTGCCAGCAAGATCTCACTTTAAACGCAATTCCTCGCAGATGTTAGATGCGTGTCAAAGTTTTGTTATTTGCCGATTTTAAAACAATCGTTTCAGTGCTTTTATGATGAAAATTTCAAATGGCATCGAGATGGAATAAATGAACTGCTTATCATCACTGGCGGAACAACTTTTACAACCCGAAACGCTGTTTTGAAAATAACTTGTTGATAAGGAACAAGTTACAGGAAGGAGTTGTTGCAAACCGATAACGTTAAACCAGAAGCCTTACCTCTACAACCAGATAAAAAACGCCAGTGACGTTGAGTGAATGTAAAAGAATTTTTTCATTCGAGGTATCAGCCAACCTGTGCATGTTAACGATAAAGAAGGGTTACCTATGAACATTAAAAAAGCGTTAGTGACTTCCCTGTTAGTTTGCATGTTACCTGCCGCTGCAATGGCAAAAGATCTCCAGGTTGGTGTTTCTATGGCGTTGTTTGATGACAACTTTCTGACCATTCTGCGTACCTCAATGCAAAAAGAGATGCAAAAAGACAACATCAAAGGGCAGGTGGAAGACGCTAAGGGCGACGTTGCACAGCAGCTGCAACAGGTGCAGAACTTTATCGGGCAGGGCGTGGACGCCATCATTGTTAACCCAGTTGACACCAATGCGGTAAAACCAGTGATTGATGCAGCAAGCAAAGCCGGTATCCCGCTGGTCTTTGTTAACCGTAAACCGGCGGGCGAACTCACCGACAAAATGGCTTTCGTGGGTTCCGACTCCGAACTGGCAGGTCGTCTGCAAATGGAAGCATTAGCCAAAGCGATGAACGGTAAAGGTAACGTCGCCATCCTGTTGGGTGACCTTGCGAACGAATCAACCCGTGAGCGTACCAAAGGCGTTGAAGCGGTGGTGGCAAAATATCCGAACATCAAAGTGGTACAGAAGCAAACTGCAAAATTCACCCGCAACGATGCGGTGGATGTGGTGAGTAACTGGTTGACTGCGGGGGATGATATCCAGGCTATTGCCTCCAACAACGACGAAATGGCGATCGGTGCTTTACAGGCTCTGGGCAAAAACCCGAACCACATTTTGGTTGCTGGTGTAGATGGTACGCCTGATGCGTTGCAGATGATCAAAAACGGCAAAATGGTCGCCAGTGTGTTCCAGGACGCCAAAGGCCAGGGTGAAGGTGCTGTGCAAACCGCTATCAAACTGGTCAACGGTGAAAAGGTACAGAAGATCGTCGACATCCCGTTCCAGCTGATCACCAAAGACAACTACACCAAATTCGCCAGCATGAACCAGAAATAAACCGAACCCGACAAAGCCGTACGGAGGTGATGTATGACCGCTTTTGCGCTTGAAGCCGAAGGCATCAGCAAGTTCTTCCCTGGAGTGAAGGCACTCGATAATGTCTCACTGCGAGTGAAACCGGGGTCGGTACATGCCCTGATGGGCGAAAATGGCGCGGGCAAATCCACTTTAATGAAATGCCTTATCGGGATGTATCGTCCCGATAAGGGCACCATCCGCATTAAAGGGGAGCCAGTGCAGTTTCAGGACACGATGGACGCGCTGCGTTCCGGGATTTCCATGATCCACCAGGAACTGAATCTGGTGCCTCATATGACCGTGGCCGAAAACATCTGGTTGGGTCGCGAACCGATGAAATACGGCTTTGTCGATCACGCGTTGCTTAACCGGCAGACGCAAGAACTGCTGAACAAACTGAATATCCGTCTCAAAGCCGAGCGTATGGTCGGTGAACTGAGCATCGCAGCGCAGCAGATGGTGGAAATCGCCAAAGCGGTGTCGTGGAACTCAGACATCGTCATTATGGACGAGCCAACCTCGGCACTGACAGAAACCGAAGTCTCGCATCTGTTCACCATTATTCGTGACCTGCGTGAGCAGGGCAAAGCCATCATCTATATCAGCCACAAAATGGATGAGATCTTCTCTATCACTGACGAAATCAGCATCTTCCGTGACGGTGCCTGGGTGGGCAGCAACAGCACCACGCAGTTTACCCGTCAGTCGCTGATTACGCAGATGGTAGGCCGTGAACTCACCCAGTTGTTCCCGAAATTCAATAACGCCATCGGTGAAGAAGTGTTGACGGTACGTAACCTCAACAGCAAAGGTCGCTTTCAGGATGTCAATTTTACCCTGCGTAAAGGCGAAATCCTCGGCGTTGCCGGGCTGGTGGGGGCCGGACGCAGTGAAGTGATGGAAAGCCTGTTTGGTATGGAGAGTTTCGACAGCGGCGAAGTGCTGATTGACGGCGTTCCGGTGAAGATCGACTCACCGTCCACTGCAATTGAAAAAGGCATGGCGTTCCTGACGGAAGACCGTAAAAAGTCCGGGTTGTTCCTGGTGTTGTCGGTGCTGGAGAACATGAGCATCGTCAACATGCCGGATTACATCGGAAAAAGCGGCTTCGTCAGTCATATGAAAATGGCGCAGGACTGCATGGAGCAGATCCGTAAGCTGAACATTAAAACGCCGACGATGGACCAAATTATCAATAACCTCAGCGGGGGGAATCAACAGAAGGTGCTGATTGCCCGCTGGCTGCTGGCGCAGCCGAAGATCCTGATCCTTGACGAACCGACGCGTGGTATCGACGTAGGCGCCAAAGCAGAGATCTATCGTCTGATCAGTGAACTGGCTAACCGTGGCGTCGCCATCATTATGGTGTCGTCAGAATTGCCGGAAATCCTCGGCATGAGTGACCGCGTGATGGTGATGCACGCAGGACGTATAACCGGCATCCTCAATAAAGAAGAGGCCGACCAGGAAACCATTTTGTCGCTGGCATCCGAGTGAGGCGTGAGACAACCATGAGCAACATGAAAGTGACGGCCTCCCAGGCCACCGAGCAGACTTCGTTTTTCGGCAACTTGCGTCACAAGCTGCCCAAAGACACCGGTATTTTTGTTGTTATGCTGGGCATTGCCCTGATTTTCGAAATTGCGGGTTGGTATGTGCGTGACCAATCCTTCCTGCTGAACACTAACCGTCTGGTCCTGATTGTATTGCAGGTGGCGATTATCGGTATCATCGCGGTTGGGGTGACTCAGGTCATCATTACCACCGGTATCGACCTCTCCTCAGGGTCGGTAATCGCCCTGACGGCGGTGGTGGCGGCCAGTCTGGCGCAAACCTCCGATAGCCTGTCGCCGATGTATCCTTCGCTGGTGAACCTGCCTGCTGCGATTCCGATTGTCGCGGGGATTGGGGTAGGGCTGCTGTGTGGTCTGGTCAACGGGGTGCTGATTACCCGCACAGGTATCCCGCCGTTTATTGCTACGCTCGGGATGATGGTGTCTGCTCGTGGTCTGGCGCAGTACTACACCCAGGGCAACCCAATCAGTTTCCTGTCGGATGGCTTTACCTCAATTGGCCAGGGCGCAATGCCGGTTATCATCTTCCTGGTGGTAGCGTTCCTGTTCCATATCGCGCTGAAACATACCCGCTACGGCAAATATGTCTACGCGATTGGCGGCAACATGACTTCCGCCAAAGTGTCAGGCATCAACGTGAATAAGTACCTGATCATCGTCTACACCATTGCCGGGGCACTTTCTGGCCTGGCCGGGGTGGTACTGGCGGCGCGCGTCAGCAGTGGGCAATCCAGTATGGGCCTTGCTTACGAACTGGATGCCATCGCCGCAGCCGTTATCGGCGGTAGCAGCCTGATGGGGGGGGTGGGACGTATTACCGGCACCCTGATCGGTGCGGTGATCCTCGGTCTGATTAAAAGTGGCTTTACCTTCGTCGGTGTGGACGCCTACGTGCAAGACATTATTAAAGGGATCATCATCGTTGCGGCAGTGTCCATCGACATGCATCGTAACCGTAAGAAACGCTAATGACCTTCTGAGTAAATCAGGCTACTGCCTTGCACGGTAGCCTGTGCGCCAGTACCAGGAAATCCAGTCTCCACGCGTAGTTGCGTGATATCCATGACCCGACCTGCACCAATGGTGCACGTCGGGTCATCACTTTTTTGCACATCTGCCTCGCATTTTCTG is part of the Pantoea phytobeneficialis genome and harbors:
- a CDS encoding ABC transporter permease; its protein translation is MKVTASQATEQTSFFGNLRHKLPKDTGIFVVMLGIALIFEIAGWYVRDQSFLLNTNRLVLIVLQVAIIGIIAVGVTQVIITTGIDLSSGSVIALTAVVAASLAQTSDSLSPMYPSLVNLPAAIPIVAGIGVGLLCGLVNGVLITRTGIPPFIATLGMMVSARGLAQYYTQGNPISFLSDGFTSIGQGAMPVIIFLVVAFLFHIALKHTRYGKYVYAIGGNMTSAKVSGINVNKYLIIVYTIAGALSGLAGVVLAARVSSGQSSMGLAYELDAIAAAVIGGSSLMGGVGRITGTLIGAVILGLIKSGFTFVGVDAYVQDIIKGIIIVAAVSIDMHRNRKKR
- a CDS encoding sugar ABC transporter ATP-binding protein, with protein sequence MTAFALEAEGISKFFPGVKALDNVSLRVKPGSVHALMGENGAGKSTLMKCLIGMYRPDKGTIRIKGEPVQFQDTMDALRSGISMIHQELNLVPHMTVAENIWLGREPMKYGFVDHALLNRQTQELLNKLNIRLKAERMVGELSIAAQQMVEIAKAVSWNSDIVIMDEPTSALTETEVSHLFTIIRDLREQGKAIIYISHKMDEIFSITDEISIFRDGAWVGSNSTTQFTRQSLITQMVGRELTQLFPKFNNAIGEEVLTVRNLNSKGRFQDVNFTLRKGEILGVAGLVGAGRSEVMESLFGMESFDSGEVLIDGVPVKIDSPSTAIEKGMAFLTEDRKKSGLFLVLSVLENMSIVNMPDYIGKSGFVSHMKMAQDCMEQIRKLNIKTPTMDQIINNLSGGNQQKVLIARWLLAQPKILILDEPTRGIDVGAKAEIYRLISELANRGVAIIMVSSELPEILGMSDRVMVMHAGRITGILNKEEADQETILSLASE
- a CDS encoding helix-turn-helix domain-containing protein → MGRTLEQLLADEKPSVVARAEKMATETLLNIHLAELREKVDKTQVEMATSLGVKQPTVAEMEKPGRDVKLSTLKRYVEAAGGKLRVDVELPDGSHYGFML
- a CDS encoding sugar ABC transporter substrate-binding protein, with the protein product MNIKKALVTSLLVCMLPAAAMAKDLQVGVSMALFDDNFLTILRTSMQKEMQKDNIKGQVEDAKGDVAQQLQQVQNFIGQGVDAIIVNPVDTNAVKPVIDAASKAGIPLVFVNRKPAGELTDKMAFVGSDSELAGRLQMEALAKAMNGKGNVAILLGDLANESTRERTKGVEAVVAKYPNIKVVQKQTAKFTRNDAVDVVSNWLTAGDDIQAIASNNDEMAIGALQALGKNPNHILVAGVDGTPDALQMIKNGKMVASVFQDAKGQGEGAVQTAIKLVNGEKVQKIVDIPFQLITKDNYTKFASMNQK
- a CDS encoding AHH domain-containing protein yields the protein MYWYHTEINGLPDRVTNNCGDTVWQGVFSAWGRTTRERTGIDWDVPQNLRFQGQYLDRETGLHYNTFRYYDPCGGRYNQLDPIGLMGGLNVSAYVLDPLTWIDPLGLEGCSTRLGRNMMESMGLPRSTTWKGYQAHHIIPKELANHPALKKINYYIDDASNGIFLRKVDDAKSAMSRHQGNHHGYTDAVKDALDKININQSPANISKQVSAIQDTARRGMQDGVPIRSKDMYNSDIFGRDIEQVGRQRVYNLWSGIFG